A stretch of Larus michahellis chromosome Z, bLarMic1.1, whole genome shotgun sequence DNA encodes these proteins:
- the LOC141735721 gene encoding sperm flagellar protein 2-like: MGNFQVGLWFNEDEDLSITKSCTEPLPLDRIRNLLKFFFSLFADTRKDPALVNYMEMLLYFASHSDPVEGVYRALSIATGTYIQRKEAASLPCVTTPYTNIVPNEKTLIEDEKKVSNYTGEGIISVATLLKVFHTGGSKDDHRFSNLDKEGSYDKLFIKIYKELGTEDLRTIPVALLLKHPFIQDLINSYQEYKLPDIKIFLQRSEQAHSTDGKNTTCKDINV; this comes from the exons ATGGGCAACTTCCAA gttgGCTTATGGTTTAATGAAGATGAAGATCTAAGCATAACAAAAAGTTGCACAGAACCTTTGCCTTTAGATAGGATAAGAAATCTCctaaag tttttcttcagtttatttgCTGATACCAGAAAAGATCCTGCTCTGGTCAACTATATGGAGATGCTACTTTATTTTGCCTCCCACTCGGATCCAGTGGAAGGTGTTTACAGAGCACTTAGCATTGCTACTGGAACATATattcagagaaaagaagcagcatcTCTCCCATGTGTG ACTACACCTTACACCAATATAGTGCCAAATGAGAAAACTTTaatagaagatgaaaaaaaagtttcaaattacACGGGTGAAGGAATAATTTCAGTCGCAACTCTACTCAAAGTGTTTCATACTGGAGGAAGTAAAGATGATCATAGATTCAGTAATCTGGATAAGGAAGGCAGCTATGATAAG cttttcatCAAAATATACAAAGAATTAGGCACCGAAGATCTCAGAACCATTCCAGTTGCACTCCTTTTGAAGCATCCTTTCATTCAAGACTTGATCAACAGCTATCAAGAATACAAGCTTCCT gaTATTAAAATCTTCCTCCAAAGATCTGAACAAGCACACTCAACTGATGGAAAGAACACCACATGTAAAGACATCAATGTATGA